The Leadbettera azotonutricia ZAS-9 genome has a window encoding:
- the pepT gene encoding peptidase T translates to MNTAIINEDKKIFTQLTTSRFLKYVGFNTTSDRHEEATPSTPGQWDLAKYLVEELKGLGLKDIELTDHCYVIARLPASPGKESIPAVGFLAHLDTSSEVSGENIKAQVIENYDGKPIILGAGLSLDPAADADLAAQKSKALIHTDGSTLLGGDDKAGIAAIMGAVEYLLKHPEISHGTVELIFTPDEETGKGLPEFPLATLKSKACFTLDGGPIGELEIECFNAWGANIKFTGKSMHLGTARGIMANAASMAASFAAMLPRSESPEATDAYYGYYCPLEIHGDIENAVLEVFIRDFDSKGAERRVAALDVFARAVESQFSGGKVSVQAKAQYFNMKEKINEKPEILEKLKTAFNNLGIEIHQKPIRGGTDGSRLTELGIPTPNIFTGGRNAHSRLEWVSIPEMAAACQLTAELIRLWGNN, encoded by the coding sequence ATGAATACCGCCATCATCAATGAAGACAAAAAGATTTTTACCCAGCTCACAACAAGCCGTTTTCTAAAATATGTGGGCTTTAACACCACGAGCGATCGCCACGAAGAGGCCACCCCCTCGACACCGGGCCAGTGGGATTTAGCGAAGTATCTTGTGGAAGAGCTAAAAGGCTTGGGCCTCAAAGATATAGAGCTGACGGATCACTGCTATGTGATCGCCCGGCTTCCCGCAAGCCCCGGCAAAGAATCCATTCCCGCAGTGGGATTTCTCGCGCACCTTGATACTTCAAGCGAAGTCTCAGGGGAGAACATAAAAGCCCAGGTAATAGAAAACTACGATGGCAAGCCCATAATTCTTGGAGCCGGCCTTTCCCTCGATCCTGCAGCCGATGCCGATCTTGCGGCCCAAAAAAGCAAAGCCCTGATCCACACCGACGGCAGTACCCTCCTCGGGGGCGATGACAAGGCAGGCATTGCGGCAATTATGGGCGCCGTTGAATATCTCTTGAAGCATCCGGAAATTTCCCACGGAACTGTTGAACTTATTTTTACTCCTGACGAAGAAACCGGCAAAGGGCTCCCCGAATTTCCCCTCGCAACGCTCAAGTCCAAAGCCTGCTTTACCCTTGACGGCGGCCCAATAGGTGAACTTGAGATTGAGTGCTTCAATGCCTGGGGCGCCAATATCAAATTTACCGGCAAATCCATGCACCTTGGGACGGCCAGGGGCATCATGGCGAACGCCGCCAGCATGGCTGCCTCTTTCGCCGCCATGCTCCCCCGTTCCGAAAGTCCCGAAGCCACCGATGCCTATTACGGCTATTACTGCCCTCTTGAAATTCACGGGGATATCGAAAACGCTGTCCTCGAAGTATTCATCCGCGACTTTGACAGCAAAGGCGCAGAGAGGCGGGTCGCTGCCCTCGACGTATTTGCCCGGGCTGTAGAATCCCAATTTTCCGGCGGCAAAGTAAGCGTACAGGCCAAGGCCCAGTATTTTAATATGAAGGAAAAGATAAATGAAAAACCCGAAATCCTGGAAAAATTGAAAACCGCCTTCAATAATCTGGGCATAGAGATCCATCAAAAACCCATACGCGGCGGCACCGATGGCTCACGCCTTACCGAACTCGGCATACCCACCCCGAATATTTTTACCGGCGGGCGCAATGCCCACAGCCGCCTTGAGTGGGTTTCTATCCCTGAAATGGCTGCAGCCTGTCAATTAACAGCAGAACTTATACGTCTTTGGGGAAATAATTAA
- a CDS encoding DUF2156 domain-containing protein: MSIPCFPEFVPLTMELKNEMHPKLSLTPDGVSEFTFAGLYLFRKRYSYRVSKIEDKTFIISGIQPPHGEGETARPFFMTPCAAPGKGILEELLKTHDFWKNISDSVLIPVRERLEAWGLSITEDRDNFDYLYPRTDLAELAGKKFHKKRNLVSQFLTLYPRHEEKILTPELIPDTFEVLEKWKQTRGDDGDYVAGREALELFAELNLKGAIYYIEGKPVGWCMGEPIARGRIFTIHFEKGLDEYKGIYQFINQAFAASLPEYFTYINREQDLGSEGLRQAKMTYRPSGFVRKYTGRITA, translated from the coding sequence ATGTCCATACCATGTTTTCCTGAATTTGTGCCCCTCACCATGGAATTGAAAAATGAGATGCACCCGAAGCTTTCCCTTACCCCTGACGGGGTCTCGGAATTCACCTTTGCGGGCCTCTACCTGTTCAGGAAGCGTTACAGTTACAGGGTTTCTAAAATCGAGGATAAAACCTTCATAATATCGGGCATTCAGCCCCCCCACGGCGAAGGTGAAACCGCCCGTCCTTTTTTTATGACTCCCTGCGCGGCCCCAGGCAAAGGCATATTGGAGGAGCTTCTTAAGACCCATGACTTCTGGAAGAATATATCCGACTCGGTGCTTATACCAGTGAGGGAGCGCCTTGAAGCCTGGGGGCTTTCCATCACCGAGGATCGTGACAATTTCGATTATCTCTACCCCAGAACGGATCTCGCCGAGCTTGCAGGCAAGAAGTTCCACAAGAAGCGGAACCTCGTTAGCCAGTTCCTTACGCTGTACCCCCGGCATGAAGAAAAGATCCTCACGCCGGAATTAATCCCCGATACCTTTGAGGTGCTTGAAAAATGGAAGCAAACCAGGGGCGACGATGGTGACTATGTTGCTGGCCGGGAAGCTCTGGAGCTTTTTGCGGAGCTCAACCTCAAAGGCGCCATTTATTATATAGAAGGAAAACCTGTTGGCTGGTGCATGGGCGAGCCCATTGCCAGGGGCAGGATCTTCACTATTCATTTTGAAAAAGGCTTGGATGAATACAAGGGTATCTATCAGTTCATTAACCAGGCTTTTGCCGCTTCTCTGCCCGAATATTTTACTTATATAAACCGTGAGCAGGATTTAGGCAGCGAGGGTTTGCGGCAGGCCAAAATGACTTACAGGCCTTCGGGGTTTGTGAGGAAATACACAGGCAGGATTACTGCATGA
- a CDS encoding site-2 protease family protein, translating to MNWQNILNSLPGILIGLTVHEFSHAWAAYKLGDYTAKDQGRLTFNPLRHIDPIGFLFIIFAGFGWAKPVQFSPDNLSHPRRDKALIAAAGPLSNLLLALIFIFTIKGYRALLEYSYDSMNSDALFVFLQSETFYRVIMIILQAAVINLGLFVFNLLPIPPLDGSHIFFSGLNLRPETERSIMKIGTPLLFIILIIQNYAGITILPIGKLIFAILGFFIPQLRGN from the coding sequence ATGAACTGGCAGAATATACTCAATTCCCTTCCGGGCATCCTGATTGGTCTTACGGTGCATGAATTCAGCCACGCCTGGGCGGCTTACAAGCTGGGGGATTATACGGCAAAGGATCAGGGACGGCTTACGTTTAACCCGCTCAGGCACATAGACCCTATCGGTTTTCTTTTTATCATATTTGCGGGTTTCGGCTGGGCAAAGCCGGTGCAGTTTTCGCCGGATAATTTGAGCCATCCCAGGCGGGACAAGGCTCTTATCGCTGCCGCAGGACCTCTTTCAAATCTTCTGCTGGCTCTGATTTTTATTTTTACCATCAAGGGGTACAGGGCCCTTCTTGAATATTCCTATGATTCCATGAACAGTGATGCGCTTTTTGTATTTCTCCAGTCGGAAACTTTTTATCGGGTAATTATGATCATTCTGCAGGCGGCGGTAATCAACCTGGGGCTTTTTGTTTTTAACCTTTTACCCATTCCGCCTCTGGATGGGAGCCATATCTTTTTCTCGGGCCTCAATTTAAGGCCCGAGACTGAGCGGAGCATCATGAAGATTGGTACTCCCCTGCTCTTTATCATTCTGATTATTCAAAACTATGCAGGGATTACCATACTTCCCATAGGCAAACTTATCTTCGCCATACTGGGCTTTTTTATACCGCAATTGAGGGGAAATTAA
- a CDS encoding 1-acyl-sn-glycerol-3-phosphate acyltransferase, translating into METLATAFREQIKQVVSLSKSSTLITEHNVYQQGADNILPFLDQMVDSLILPGSGVDGMAHLEDLLSKARSGKSCLLLLEHYSNMDLSLFSSLVRKEGGHGEEIAKAVVAIAGMKLNEENPVVSAFASAYTRIVIYPSRSFQGLDAEKDKAEIIRSNAINRAAMKSLMSVKVDGKLILLFPSGTRYRPWDPNTKRGVREIDSYIKSFDYMCLVAINGQVLHVAEGDMLDDYLTPDLIRLTAGPVLDCSEFREKIRAEVEARKTENTEAIEDKKQAVADAIMALLEEMHIKAEPERLALLK; encoded by the coding sequence ATGGAAACATTAGCCACTGCATTCAGAGAGCAAATCAAGCAGGTAGTGAGCCTGTCAAAATCTTCCACTCTTATTACTGAACATAACGTATATCAGCAGGGGGCGGATAACATACTCCCCTTTTTGGATCAAATGGTGGATAGCCTGATCCTCCCCGGATCAGGAGTGGACGGCATGGCCCATCTTGAAGATCTCCTTTCAAAAGCCCGGTCGGGAAAGTCCTGCCTGCTCCTTTTGGAGCATTACAGTAATATGGATCTTTCGCTTTTTTCTTCATTGGTAAGAAAAGAAGGCGGCCATGGGGAAGAAATAGCAAAAGCTGTGGTCGCCATAGCCGGCATGAAGCTTAACGAAGAAAACCCTGTCGTATCTGCCTTTGCAAGCGCTTATACCAGGATTGTAATTTATCCCAGCCGTTCGTTCCAGGGCCTTGATGCTGAAAAAGACAAAGCTGAAATTATCCGCAGCAATGCAATTAACCGGGCTGCCATGAAATCCCTCATGAGCGTAAAGGTGGACGGCAAACTTATTCTGCTGTTCCCATCCGGAACCCGTTACCGCCCCTGGGATCCAAACACCAAGCGCGGCGTTAGGGAAATCGATTCCTATATTAAATCTTTTGATTATATGTGCCTTGTAGCCATAAACGGGCAAGTCCTCCATGTAGCCGAGGGCGATATGCTGGACGATTATCTTACCCCCGATCTTATTCGCCTTACTGCCGGGCCTGTACTGGATTGTTCTGAATTCCGTGAAAAGATCCGCGCTGAAGTTGAAGCACGAAAAACCGAAAACACCGAAGCAATTGAGGATAAAAAGCAAGCCGTGGCGGATGCCATTATGGCTTTGCTGGAAGAAATGCATATCAAGGCAGAGCCGGAGCGCTTGGCACTGCTTAAATGA
- a CDS encoding DNA adenine methylase: protein MAGKNLPIKPYLKWAGGKRQLLSEIKKHLPQNINSLTYYEPFVGAGAVLFDLQPQKAVINDFNTELILTYRVIKDHIEELIQELQIHKEKTNEAYYYEIRATDRDKTEFNTLSEIKRAARLIYLNKTCYNGLYRVNSQGLFNVPYGRYKNPAICEEPVLRAVHNYLAANEITITSGDFEDAVKNINKESFVYFDPPYHSPDKTNFTGYQADGFNEDEQIRLRDTFLNLTKQGIQCLLSNSDTPFIRELYQNPSFEIIAVLAKRTINSDADGRGKVNEVLIKNRSNT from the coding sequence ATGGCCGGAAAAAACCTACCGATAAAGCCTTACCTAAAATGGGCCGGTGGGAAAAGGCAATTATTGTCTGAAATAAAAAAACATCTCCCTCAAAATATAAACAGCCTCACCTATTATGAACCTTTTGTCGGCGCAGGCGCAGTACTATTTGACTTGCAGCCCCAAAAAGCAGTGATCAATGATTTTAATACTGAGCTTATCTTGACGTACAGGGTTATAAAAGATCATATAGAAGAACTTATTCAGGAATTGCAAATTCATAAAGAAAAAACCAATGAGGCATATTATTATGAGATTCGGGCAACAGACAGAGACAAAACAGAATTTAATACCTTGAGTGAAATTAAAAGGGCTGCCCGGCTTATTTATCTTAATAAAACTTGTTATAATGGACTCTATAGGGTCAATTCGCAAGGATTGTTTAATGTTCCCTATGGCAGGTATAAAAATCCTGCAATTTGCGAGGAGCCAGTATTGCGTGCCGTTCATAACTATCTCGCCGCAAATGAAATTACCATCACCAGCGGTGATTTTGAAGATGCGGTTAAGAACATCAATAAAGAATCTTTTGTCTATTTTGACCCTCCCTATCACAGCCCGGATAAAACCAATTTTACCGGATACCAGGCTGACGGATTTAATGAGGATGAACAAATAAGGCTAAGGGATACTTTCTTGAATCTGACAAAACAGGGTATTCAATGCTTGTTAAGCAATTCGGATACGCCTTTTATCAGGGAATTATATCAGAACCCTTCTTTTGAAATCATCGCTGTTTTGGCAAAACGAACAATAAATTCAGATGCCGATGGCCGGGGCAAGGTAAACGAAGTGCTGATAAAAAACCGGAGCAATACATGA
- a CDS encoding lactonase family protein, giving the protein MVPFYCGFIGTYTQSSNSKSEGIYSFTLDAKTGEVEDLHLAARADNPSWLSLHPAGQCLYVVNELDDFNGKEKGGAVSVYSIKNDGSLDFINQKTTQGKSPCHLAINSGASYAIAANYYSGSITVFPLAHNGAINDPCQIIQFSGKGPNSLRQEAPHAHSFLFDKTCAFGLAMDLGTDRVMAYQFSSNTAEPLKPADVPWYNSLPGSGPRHGIFNPRGTCVYIVNEIDSTLNVLKYNSIDGSVINIQTISCLPENCKTQSTCAAVKISPDGNFVYVSNRGHDSITVFKVKRDDTLDFIDAISSGGRTPRDFGITPNGNYLLALNQDSDNLVVFHRDETSGCIEKKREYPVPAPVCVIFR; this is encoded by the coding sequence ATGGTCCCCTTTTACTGCGGATTTATAGGAACTTATACCCAGAGTTCAAATTCCAAATCCGAGGGGATCTATTCATTTACTTTGGATGCAAAAACCGGAGAAGTAGAAGATCTGCATCTTGCAGCCAGAGCGGATAATCCTTCATGGCTCTCCCTGCATCCTGCCGGCCAGTGTCTTTATGTCGTAAACGAATTGGACGATTTCAACGGAAAAGAGAAGGGCGGCGCGGTTTCTGTCTACAGTATTAAAAATGACGGGAGCCTTGATTTTATCAATCAGAAGACCACCCAAGGAAAGTCCCCCTGCCATCTGGCAATCAACAGCGGAGCTTCTTATGCTATAGCTGCCAATTACTACAGCGGCAGCATTACCGTCTTTCCCCTGGCTCATAACGGCGCCATAAACGATCCGTGCCAGATTATTCAATTCAGCGGAAAAGGTCCGAACTCTCTCCGTCAGGAAGCCCCTCATGCCCATTCTTTCCTCTTTGACAAAACCTGCGCTTTTGGTTTAGCCATGGATCTTGGTACCGATCGTGTAATGGCTTATCAATTCAGCAGCAATACTGCCGAACCTTTAAAACCTGCCGATGTCCCCTGGTATAATTCACTCCCCGGGTCAGGGCCGCGGCATGGGATTTTCAATCCCCGGGGAACCTGCGTTTACATAGTCAATGAGATCGATTCAACACTAAATGTTTTAAAATATAATTCTATTGATGGAAGCGTTATTAACATTCAAACCATTTCCTGCCTGCCTGAAAATTGTAAAACCCAAAGTACCTGTGCGGCAGTAAAGATAAGTCCTGATGGAAATTTTGTTTATGTCTCCAATAGGGGACATGACAGTATTACTGTTTTTAAAGTTAAGCGCGATGATACTCTTGATTTTATTGACGCTATTTCCTCGGGGGGAAGAACCCCAAGGGACTTCGGTATAACTCCCAACGGGAATTATCTTCTTGCCCTGAATCAGGATTCAGACAATCTTGTGGTTTTCCACAGGGATGAAACTTCAGGTTGTATTGAAAAGAAACGGGAATACCCTGTTCCTGCTCCGGTTTGCGTTATTTTTCGTTAA
- a CDS encoding four-carbon acid sugar kinase family protein: MSEKDIPLTEMLARYGPANSAEAEKAAAFIAGEIESKKRKIIVLDDDPTGVQTVHGVSVYTGWDASSIEAGFDEPGVLFFILTNSRSMGSAETAKVHSEIGQTIAKIAKKKGREFILISRSDSTLRGHYPLETQTLKDAIEAECHSDNPNFCFDGEIICPFFIEGGRYTAGNIHYVKTGDVLVPAAQTEFAGDKTFGYHHSDLTEWVEEMTGSDFSPGVFPAAKVTAVSIEDIRQTGAEKVTALLMGVKDFGKVVVNALDYSDIRIFCAALYQALDNGKHFIIRSAAAIPKVLGNIGEKPLLNKNDLLDTGNKRGGLVVIGSHVKKTTRQLELLLENKNISAIEFNTHLVLDDEKFNEEINRVQKLCNDSIEAGRTTAVFTCRNRFDLNTGKKEDELRVAVKIANAVTSFVTNLPGRPRFIISKGGITSSEIGTKALKVKKALVLGQVLPGIPVWLTGAESRFPKTPYIIFPGNVGEEDSLKKIVEMLL, encoded by the coding sequence ATGTCAGAAAAAGATATACCCTTAACAGAAATGCTCGCCCGGTATGGGCCGGCCAATTCCGCCGAGGCGGAAAAAGCCGCTGCGTTTATCGCCGGGGAAATCGAAAGCAAAAAACGTAAAATCATCGTCCTCGACGACGATCCCACGGGGGTACAAACTGTCCATGGGGTCAGTGTGTACACAGGCTGGGACGCTTCAAGCATCGAAGCGGGGTTTGACGAGCCCGGCGTCCTGTTTTTCATCCTTACCAATTCCCGGAGCATGGGCTCCGCTGAAACCGCAAAGGTTCATAGTGAAATTGGCCAAACCATAGCAAAAATTGCCAAAAAGAAAGGCCGTGAATTTATACTTATCAGCCGTTCTGATTCTACCCTGAGGGGCCACTATCCCCTGGAAACCCAAACTCTCAAAGATGCGATAGAGGCTGAATGCCATTCCGACAATCCAAATTTTTGTTTTGACGGCGAAATCATCTGTCCTTTTTTTATTGAGGGGGGGCGCTATACTGCGGGGAACATCCACTATGTCAAGACCGGTGACGTCTTGGTTCCTGCAGCCCAAACCGAGTTCGCCGGGGATAAAACTTTCGGTTATCATCATTCTGATTTGACCGAGTGGGTGGAAGAAATGACCGGGAGCGATTTCTCCCCCGGCGTCTTTCCTGCGGCAAAGGTGACAGCCGTTTCCATTGAGGATATAAGGCAGACAGGGGCAGAGAAGGTGACGGCCCTCCTTATGGGGGTAAAAGATTTCGGTAAAGTGGTTGTAAACGCCCTGGATTACAGTGATATCAGGATCTTCTGCGCCGCACTTTATCAGGCTTTGGATAATGGTAAACACTTTATCATACGGTCTGCGGCAGCAATTCCCAAAGTTCTCGGTAATATCGGCGAGAAACCCCTTCTTAATAAGAATGATTTGCTTGATACGGGAAACAAGCGGGGCGGCCTTGTGGTCATAGGTTCTCATGTAAAAAAAACCACACGCCAGCTTGAACTGCTTTTGGAAAATAAAAACATCAGCGCCATCGAATTCAATACCCATCTTGTATTGGACGATGAAAAATTTAACGAAGAAATAAACCGGGTGCAAAAACTCTGCAATGATTCTATCGAAGCCGGGCGTACGACAGCGGTATTCACCTGCAGAAACCGTTTTGATCTTAACACCGGGAAAAAGGAAGATGAACTCCGGGTAGCGGTAAAAATAGCAAATGCGGTAACAAGCTTTGTTACGAATCTTCCGGGAAGGCCCCGGTTCATCATCTCCAAGGGCGGTATCACTTCAAGTGAAATTGGTACCAAAGCCCTGAAAGTGAAAAAAGCCCTTGTTTTGGGACAGGTTTTGCCCGGCATACCTGTCTGGCTTACAGGCGCCGAAAGCCGTTTTCCCAAAACTCCCTACATTATCTTTCCGGGAAACGTGGGAGAAGAAGACAGCCTTAAAAAAATAGTAGAAATGCTGCTATAA
- a CDS encoding erythritol/L-threitol dehydrogenase gives MSLPKTMKALVSYGQTDYRFVPDYPVPECGSDDIIIKTEGCGICAGDLKCRHGAAMFWGDDIQPGYARPPFVPGHEFLGVIAAMGSNVKGYALGERITADQIVPCGECMFCKSGKYWMCQVHNVFGFRKELPGGMAEYVKYPKNAVIHRVPQDMPLEQALLIEPYSCSKHAVDRGNIQCDEVVVISGAGTLGLGMVAYAAMKRPKALVSLDISDQRLAKAKEFGATHIFNPSKVDLMEEILKLTNGYGCDVYIEATGHPSSVIQGLKIIRKLGKFVEFSVFGAPTTVDWTIIGDTKELDIMGAHLSPYCFPFVIENISKGNLKTNGVVSNIFKIEEWEKAFEYAAGTHGDFKVAFAF, from the coding sequence ATGAGTTTACCTAAAACAATGAAAGCTCTGGTTTCTTACGGCCAGACGGATTATCGTTTCGTACCGGATTACCCGGTTCCCGAATGCGGAAGCGATGATATCATCATCAAAACCGAGGGCTGCGGCATCTGCGCCGGAGACTTAAAATGCCGGCATGGAGCCGCCATGTTCTGGGGTGATGATATACAGCCCGGCTACGCCAGGCCTCCCTTTGTTCCGGGCCATGAATTCCTCGGCGTCATTGCCGCCATGGGAAGCAATGTCAAGGGTTACGCTTTGGGCGAACGTATTACCGCGGATCAAATCGTACCCTGCGGCGAATGTATGTTCTGTAAAAGCGGTAAATACTGGATGTGCCAGGTGCATAATGTATTTGGTTTCAGAAAAGAACTGCCCGGCGGTATGGCGGAGTATGTGAAGTACCCCAAAAATGCAGTGATTCACCGGGTTCCCCAGGACATGCCTCTGGAACAAGCCCTCCTGATAGAACCATATTCCTGTTCGAAACACGCGGTGGACAGGGGCAATATTCAGTGCGATGAAGTCGTTGTCATATCAGGCGCCGGTACACTTGGCCTTGGCATGGTAGCCTATGCGGCCATGAAAAGGCCCAAAGCCCTCGTCTCCCTCGACATAAGCGATCAGCGTCTTGCAAAGGCGAAGGAATTCGGCGCAACCCACATCTTTAACCCATCCAAAGTCGATTTAATGGAGGAAATTTTAAAACTCACCAATGGTTATGGCTGCGATGTGTATATCGAAGCCACGGGGCATCCTTCAAGCGTAATTCAGGGCCTTAAGATAATCAGAAAACTCGGAAAATTCGTGGAGTTTTCGGTCTTCGGCGCGCCTACAACCGTGGATTGGACCATCATAGGGGATACCAAAGAACTTGACATTATGGGCGCCCACCTCAGTCCCTATTGTTTCCCCTTTGTAATTGAGAACATCAGTAAAGGGAATCTTAAAACAAACGGCGTGGTCTCAAATATCTTTAAAATTGAGGAATGGGAAAAAGCCTTTGAATATGCAGCCGGAACCCATGGGGATTTTAAGGTCGCTTTCGCCTTTTAA
- a CDS encoding NAD(P)-dependent oxidoreductase has translation MIKIVGFIGLGVMGHNMALNLAQKMPAGVKLIVFDVDKAKTEALVKAAETRGAAAAGASSITDMGSTDLIFLSLPNSSIVQNVITSLSPILKSGSIIADTSTTEVTVVKVLALELEKMGIDFADTPVSGGEKAAIDGTLSFMAGAKEEVFAEIKPFCSTMAASVVHMGGVGTGQTAKAVNQMIVGAAFAVIAESFSLGARSGLDPKILYEAIKGGWAGSKVLDVAAKDMLSRDFKPGGTVDIHWKDLGYALNLSKDTDTPVPVTALVHEIFKASRAHGDGKKSQPAIVKLWESLLNQEVK, from the coding sequence ATGATTAAAATTGTTGGTTTTATTGGGCTTGGGGTAATGGGTCATAATATGGCCCTCAATTTGGCGCAAAAGATGCCTGCCGGGGTTAAGCTGATTGTCTTTGATGTTGACAAGGCAAAAACAGAAGCCCTGGTAAAGGCTGCCGAAACCAGGGGTGCTGCTGCCGCAGGCGCTTCAAGTATTACGGATATGGGTTCCACGGATTTGATTTTCCTTTCTTTGCCAAATTCTTCCATAGTGCAGAATGTAATTACAAGTCTTTCTCCCATTCTTAAATCCGGAAGCATAATTGCCGATACTTCCACTACTGAAGTAACGGTAGTAAAAGTTTTAGCCCTGGAACTTGAAAAAATGGGAATCGACTTTGCCGATACTCCGGTTTCGGGGGGCGAGAAGGCGGCTATTGACGGGACCCTTTCGTTCATGGCAGGGGCAAAAGAAGAGGTCTTTGCTGAAATAAAACCTTTTTGCAGTACTATGGCCGCTTCGGTGGTTCACATGGGCGGGGTAGGAACCGGCCAGACTGCTAAAGCAGTAAACCAGATGATAGTCGGGGCAGCCTTCGCGGTTATTGCCGAGTCTTTCAGCCTTGGTGCAAGAAGCGGTCTCGATCCTAAAATACTCTACGAAGCCATAAAAGGCGGCTGGGCAGGTTCAAAAGTGCTTGATGTAGCAGCAAAAGACATGCTTTCCCGGGATTTTAAGCCCGGAGGTACTGTGGACATACACTGGAAAGATCTTGGCTATGCCCTGAATCTTTCAAAGGATACAGACACCCCGGTTCCGGTAACTGCTCTGGTTCATGAAATTTTCAAAGCCTCAAGAGCCCATGGGGACGGTAAAAAATCCCAGCCTGCAATAGTGAAACTTTGGGAATCCCTCCTCAATCAGGAAGTTAAGTAA